The genomic region CCAACCCCATCCCGGTGAAGACCGCCATGAAGCTCCTGGGGCTGGGCAACGGGCAGGTGCGCCTGCCCATGACCCCGATGGGGGAGGCCAACGTCCGGAAACTGGAAAAGGCGATGAAGGCCTACGGGCTGCCGGTCTAGGGAATCCGGATCCGGCGGGGGCTGAACGTGACCCAAAAGATCCGGGCCGTGGTGACGGGGGCGGCCGGGAAGATGGGCGGCCGGATGATCGCCCTGGTCCGGGAGGCGCCCGACTTTACCCTGGTCGGCGCGACCGAGCGGCCCGGGCATCCGGCCCTCGGCCGGGACGCCGGGGAGCTGGCCGGGGTCGGTACCACCGGCGTCAAGGTGGCCGACGGGATCGCGGCCCTCCTCCCCGGGGCGGACGTGGCGATCGATTTCACCTCCCCCGAGGCCTCGGTGGCCCACGTCCGGGCGGCGGCCGCCGGCGGGCGGGCGATCGTGGTCGGGACCACGGGGCTCAGCAAGGAGCACCTGGCCGAGATCCGGACGCACGCGGAGCGCGTCCCCTGCGTCGTCTCCCCCAACATGAGCGTGGGGGTGAACGTCCTCTACCGCCTGCTGGCCGAGGCGGCCCGCCTGCTCGGGGAAGACTACGACATCGAGCTGGTCGAGGCGCATCATCACTTCAAGAAGGACGCTCCCAGCGGGACCGCCCTGAAGATGGCCCAGGTGCTGGCGGAGGCGCTGGGGCGGGATCTGGAGCAGGTGGGAATCTACGGGCGGAAGGGCATGGTGGGAGAGCGCCCCAAGCAGGAGATCGGCATCCACACCGTGCGGGCCGGGGACATCGTGGGGGAGCACACGGTGGTCTTCGGCGGCATGGGGGAGCGGATCGAGCTCACCCACCGGGCCCATAGCCGGGAGAACTTCGGGCGGGGGGCCCTCCGCGCCGCCCGCTTCGCCGTTCGCGCCGCGCCGGGCCTCTACGACATGGGGGATGTCCTCGGCCTGAAGTGAGCTCCCGCCCCCCGCCGCCGCCAGAGGAGCAGGAGGATTCATGCCCCGCTTCCGGCTCGCCGACCGTCTGACCCAGCTTCCCCCCTACCTCTTTGCCGAGATCGACCGGCTCAAGCAGGACGCCCTCCGGCGGGGGGTGGACATCATCAACCTCGGGATCGGGGATCCGGACCTGCCGACCCCTCCCCACATCGTCCGCCGGCTCGCCGCGGCGTCCGTGGACCCGAAGAACCACCAGTACCCCTCCTACGAAGGGCTCCTGGCGTTCCGCGAGGCCGCGGCGGCCTGGGTCCAGCGGCGCTTCGGGGTGCACCTGGACCCGGTGAGCGAGGTGCTCGCCCTGATCGGGAGCAAGGAGGGGATCGGGCACCTGCCGCTGGCCTTCGTGAACCCGGGGGAGGTGGTTCTGGTCCCGAGCCCCGGCTATCCGGTCTATCAGGCGGGGACCGTCTTCGCCGGAGGGACCCCGGTCTTCCTGCCTCTCCGCAGGGAGGCCGGCTACCTGGCAGACCTGGGCGCGGTCCCCCGGGATGCCCTGCGCCGGGCGAGGGTGCTGTTCCTGAACTACCCCAACAACCCGACCGGGGCCACGGCCCCCCTGGAGTACTTCCGGGAGGCAGTCGCCTTCTGCCGCGAGCACGGCCTCATCCTCTGTCACGACGCTGCCTACTCCGAGATCGCCTTTGATGGCTATCGGGCCCCGAGCGTCCTCAGCGTGGAGGGGGCGAAGGAGGTGGCCATCGAGGTCCACTCCCTCTCCAAGACCTACAACATGACGGGGTGGCGGGTCGGATTCGCCGTCGGGAATGCGGAGATCCTGGCCGGGCTCGGGCGGGTCAAGACCAACCTGGACTCCGGGGTCTTCCAGGCGATCCAGGAGGCCGGGATCGAGGCCCTGACCGGGCCGCAGGACTGCGTCGCCCACCAGTGCAAGGTGTACCAGGAGCGGCGGGACGTCCTGGTGGACGGGCTCCTCCAGACCGGATTCGAGGTGGAGCGGCCGAAGGCCTCCTTCTACGTCTGGATCACGGTCCCCCGGGGGAGCTCCTCGGCCGACTTCACGAAGCACCTGCTCGCCGAGGGGGGCATCGTCATGACCCCCGGCAACGGCTTCGGGGAGCACGGCGAGGGGTATATCCGGGCCGCTCTGACCGTGGACGTCCAGCGCATCCGGGAGGCGGTCCGCCGCATCCAGGGGCTCCGGGTGCGTCCATGAGCACCGACCGGGTCCTCATCGAAGGGCTCACCTTCTTCGGCTACCACGGCGTCCGTCCCGAGGAGCGGCGCCTGGGCCAGAGGTTCCGGGTGGACGTGGAGCTGACCCTGGACCTGACCCGGGCTGCCGCCTCCGACCGGGTGGCCGATACGGTGAACTACGAGGAGGTCTGCCGGGTGGTCCTGGAGGTGGGGAAGGGGCGGCGCTGCAACCTGGTCGAGACCCTGGCGGACCGGATCGCCACGGGGCTGCTGAAGGCCTTTCCAGCCCAGGAAGTCCTGGTGCGGGTACGGAAGCCCTCGCCGCCCTTTGACGGGACCCTGACGGCGGTGGGGGTGGAGGTCCGGCGGAGGGCGCCATGGCCGTCGCCTACGTCGGACTAGGCGGGAACGTGGGGGATCGGCTGGGCTGGCTCACGGCCGCGCTCGCCGCATTCGCCCGGGGGACGGACTTCCGCCTGGCCGCTTTCTCCTCCGTCTTCGAGACGGAGCCGGTGGGGGTTACGGGCCACGACTGGTACCTGAACGCGGTTGCCGCCGTCTCCGCGGCGCTGGAGCCGGAGGGGTTCCTCCACCGGCTGCGCGAGATCGAGTTCTCCTGCGGCCGCCCGCGGACCCGGCTGCCGGGGGCGGCCCGGACGCTGGACCTGGACCTGCTCCTGCTGGGGGACGCGGTGTACCAGAGCCCGGCCCTCACCCTTCCGCATCCCCATCTGGCCGAGCGGCGCTTCGTCCTCGAGCCCCTCTGCGAGATCGCCCCCGACCTCACGCACCCGGTCCTGGGCCGGCCCGTCCGAGAGCTGCTGGCCGCCCTCCCGCCCGGCCCCGCCGTGCGCCTGTTCCTCCCCCGCGCCGAGTGGACGATCGGCCCGGCCGCCGCCGGGGTCCGTCCATGATTCCGATCGTCGCAAACTACATCGCCGTGGAGGGGCCCATCGGCGTCGGGAAGACGAGCCTGGCGGAGCTGCTGGCGCAGCGCCTCGGGGCCCGCACCCTCCTGGAGGTGGCGGAGCACAACCCCTTCCTGAAGGACTTCTACACCGACATGCGCCGGTACGCCTTCCAGGCCCAGCTCTACTTCCTCCTGAACCGGTATCGGCAGCAGCAGGAGCTCCAGCAAGCCCACCTCTTCCGCCAGCGTCTCATCAGCGATTATCTGTTTGCCAAGGACCGGATTTTCGCGTACGTTACTCTGGACGACAACGAGCTCGCCCTGTACGAGAAGATCGCCCCCATGCTGGAGGTGCGGGTCCCGAAGCCGGACCTGGTCATCTACCTGCAGGCCGACGTGGAGACGCTCCTCCGGCGGATCGGGCAGCGGGGGAAGCCCTTCGAGAGCCAGATCGACCGCCAGTACCTGGAGGACGTGGCTGCCGCCTATAACCACTTCTTCTTCCACTACACCGAGACCCCCCTGCTGGTGGTCAACACCAGCGAGATCGACTTCGTGAAGCGGAAGGAGGACCTGGACGATCTGATCCGACAGCTCCACGAGATGAAGGCGGGGACGCAGTACTACGTCCCGCTTGGATCCCAACTGGACCGAGACGGGTAACAGCCTTCCCGCCGCCCCACCCTTCCCCGCGGGGACGCGGGACGCCGACGGGCGCCCGCAGTCCGGATGCCGCGGCCGGGCCGGAGGCGGTGGACCCTGCGCAGTCGCGCGGCGAGGCCTCCCGGAGACGTCCGGGAGGCCTCTTTCGTTCGGAGGCCCCCATGCGCCAGGAACGGGTTACGGCGACGGCGGTTCGCGCCATGAAGGGACGCGGCGAACGGGTGGTGATGCTCACGGCCTACGACACCCCCACGGCCCGGCTGCTCGACGCCGCGGGCGTGGAGATCATCCTGGTAGGGGACTCCCTGGCCATGGTGGCGCTGGGCTACGAGACCACCCTGCCGGTCACCCTGGAGGAGATGCTCCACCACACGCGCGCGGTTGCCCGGGGCGCTTCCCGCGCCCTGGTGGTGGGGGACCTGCCCTTCCTCTCCTACCAGGTCAGCCGGGAGGAGGCGTTGCGGAGCGCCGGCCGGATGGTGAAGGAGGGAAACGCGCAGGCGGTCAAGCTGGAGGGGGGGGTGGAGGTGGCCGCGACC from Candidatus Methylomirabilis sp. harbors:
- the folB gene encoding dihydroneopterin aldolase, which gives rise to MSTDRVLIEGLTFFGYHGVRPEERRLGQRFRVDVELTLDLTRAAASDRVADTVNYEEVCRVVLEVGKGRRCNLVETLADRIATGLLKAFPAQEVLVRVRKPSPPFDGTLTAVGVEVRRRAPWPSPTSD
- a CDS encoding deoxynucleoside kinase — translated: MIPIVANYIAVEGPIGVGKTSLAELLAQRLGARTLLEVAEHNPFLKDFYTDMRRYAFQAQLYFLLNRYRQQQELQQAHLFRQRLISDYLFAKDRIFAYVTLDDNELALYEKIAPMLEVRVPKPDLVIYLQADVETLLRRIGQRGKPFESQIDRQYLEDVAAAYNHFFFHYTETPLLVVNTSEIDFVKRKEDLDDLIRQLHEMKAGTQYYVPLGSQLDRDG
- the dapB gene encoding 4-hydroxy-tetrahydrodipicolinate reductase gives rise to the protein MTQKIRAVVTGAAGKMGGRMIALVREAPDFTLVGATERPGHPALGRDAGELAGVGTTGVKVADGIAALLPGADVAIDFTSPEASVAHVRAAAAGGRAIVVGTTGLSKEHLAEIRTHAERVPCVVSPNMSVGVNVLYRLLAEAARLLGEDYDIELVEAHHHFKKDAPSGTALKMAQVLAEALGRDLEQVGIYGRKGMVGERPKQEIGIHTVRAGDIVGEHTVVFGGMGERIELTHRAHSRENFGRGALRAARFAVRAAPGLYDMGDVLGLK
- the folK gene encoding 2-amino-4-hydroxy-6-hydroxymethyldihydropteridine diphosphokinase, producing MAVAYVGLGGNVGDRLGWLTAALAAFARGTDFRLAAFSSVFETEPVGVTGHDWYLNAVAAVSAALEPEGFLHRLREIEFSCGRPRTRLPGAARTLDLDLLLLGDAVYQSPALTLPHPHLAERRFVLEPLCEIAPDLTHPVLGRPVRELLAALPPGPAVRLFLPRAEWTIGPAAAGVRP
- a CDS encoding LL-diaminopimelate aminotransferase translates to MPRFRLADRLTQLPPYLFAEIDRLKQDALRRGVDIINLGIGDPDLPTPPHIVRRLAAASVDPKNHQYPSYEGLLAFREAAAAWVQRRFGVHLDPVSEVLALIGSKEGIGHLPLAFVNPGEVVLVPSPGYPVYQAGTVFAGGTPVFLPLRREAGYLADLGAVPRDALRRARVLFLNYPNNPTGATAPLEYFREAVAFCREHGLILCHDAAYSEIAFDGYRAPSVLSVEGAKEVAIEVHSLSKTYNMTGWRVGFAVGNAEILAGLGRVKTNLDSGVFQAIQEAGIEALTGPQDCVAHQCKVYQERRDVLVDGLLQTGFEVERPKASFYVWITVPRGSSSADFTKHLLAEGGIVMTPGNGFGEHGEGYIRAALTVDVQRIREAVRRIQGLRVRP